A part of Parvivirga hydrogeniphila genomic DNA contains:
- the priA gene encoding replication restart helicase PriA has translation MLFAAQVLLDVTPRSLARPLDYAVPQSLADSVAIGAPVLVPLGSRPAVGYVVSVGEPQVTDGLRDIVDVLGDPLFDEARWNLASWIAREYACRPIDALRLFLPPGSSPKVAKREDGWRLKPPPTSPATERLVELLDPGYRPPAAAHRQRAIVAALVNGPLRVSELRAAIGPPDAALAALQKKGVVAIFEQRRWRSVSGGLAREDRRHTLTKAQAEAVEAIVKASPGSVVLLDGVTGSGKTEVYMQAVDAVLRQGRRAIVLVPEISLTPQTVGRFRARFGAQLAVLHSRLSDGERYDQWQLASSGEARVVIGARSALFAPVRDLGLVVIDEEHEPSYKQSSEPRYHARDVARELVRRQGAVLVLGSATPSLESLHASETGEVRRVVLPARATGAPMPAVTVVDMTQEFADGNRTMFSRPLAAALDDVIARRGKAVLFINRRGFASFVLCRECGFVPHCESCSVSLTYHEDRSSLVCHHCGHTEALPQRCPRCGSPYLRRFGTGTQRVEAEIVSRWPDVPVVRMDADTTARKGGHERVLAEFEQAPFGVLVGTQMIAKGLDYPDVELVGIVDADTGMHMPDFRATERTFQLLMQVSGRAGRAARPGRVVVQTYWPDHPAVRAVVSGDRSALVAGELAERRELGYPPFGRLARVLVASPSRSAALSAADEIASRLAASVPADWMLLGPTEPAIGRLKGLYRRHIVVKAPPGVPLGPTLWAALTDGAARTGVRLAIDVDPYEML, from the coding sequence GTGCTGTTCGCTGCGCAGGTCTTGCTCGACGTGACGCCGCGCTCGCTTGCGCGGCCGCTCGACTATGCCGTGCCGCAGTCGCTTGCCGACAGCGTCGCAATCGGCGCACCCGTTCTCGTGCCGCTCGGCTCCCGTCCGGCGGTCGGCTACGTGGTGTCGGTCGGAGAACCGCAGGTCACCGATGGGTTGAGAGACATCGTGGACGTCCTCGGCGACCCGCTGTTCGATGAGGCGCGCTGGAATCTCGCTTCGTGGATCGCACGCGAGTACGCGTGCAGGCCGATCGACGCGCTCAGGCTCTTCCTGCCTCCCGGGTCGTCCCCGAAAGTCGCGAAGCGCGAGGACGGCTGGCGGCTGAAGCCGCCTCCCACCTCGCCGGCCACGGAACGCCTCGTGGAGCTGCTCGATCCCGGGTACCGACCGCCGGCGGCCGCGCACCGACAGCGCGCCATCGTCGCGGCCCTCGTCAACGGGCCGCTCCGCGTCTCGGAGCTTCGCGCAGCCATCGGCCCGCCCGATGCGGCGCTTGCAGCGCTTCAGAAGAAAGGCGTCGTCGCCATCTTCGAGCAACGCCGGTGGCGGTCTGTGTCCGGGGGGCTCGCTCGTGAGGACCGACGCCACACCTTGACGAAGGCGCAAGCGGAGGCCGTCGAGGCCATCGTCAAAGCTTCACCTGGCTCGGTCGTGCTGCTCGACGGAGTCACGGGGTCAGGGAAGACAGAGGTCTACATGCAGGCCGTCGACGCGGTCCTGAGGCAAGGCCGCCGGGCGATCGTCCTCGTGCCTGAGATATCGCTGACGCCGCAAACGGTCGGGAGGTTCCGCGCGCGGTTCGGTGCACAGCTCGCCGTGCTGCACAGCCGGCTGAGCGACGGCGAGCGGTACGACCAGTGGCAGCTCGCTTCTTCCGGCGAGGCACGTGTGGTCATCGGCGCGCGGTCGGCCCTGTTCGCGCCGGTGCGCGACCTCGGCCTCGTCGTGATCGACGAGGAGCACGAGCCCTCGTACAAGCAGAGCTCGGAACCGCGGTACCACGCTCGCGACGTCGCCCGCGAACTTGTCAGGCGGCAGGGGGCCGTGCTCGTTCTCGGCTCGGCGACACCGTCGCTGGAGAGCCTGCACGCGTCCGAGACGGGGGAAGTCCGAAGGGTCGTGCTGCCCGCCCGTGCGACCGGCGCGCCGATGCCAGCGGTAACTGTCGTCGACATGACGCAGGAGTTCGCAGACGGCAACCGGACGATGTTCTCTCGGCCGCTGGCTGCCGCACTGGACGACGTCATCGCGCGACGGGGCAAGGCCGTTCTGTTCATCAACCGCCGGGGCTTCGCGTCGTTCGTGCTGTGTCGCGAGTGCGGCTTCGTGCCGCACTGCGAATCGTGCTCCGTGTCGCTCACGTACCACGAGGACCGGTCGTCGCTCGTCTGCCACCACTGCGGCCATACCGAGGCCCTCCCGCAGCGCTGCCCACGCTGCGGGAGCCCGTACCTTAGAAGGTTCGGGACCGGTACCCAGCGCGTCGAAGCCGAGATCGTCTCACGGTGGCCGGATGTCCCTGTCGTGAGGATGGATGCAGACACGACCGCCAGGAAAGGCGGGCACGAGCGCGTCTTGGCCGAATTCGAGCAGGCCCCGTTCGGCGTGCTGGTAGGAACGCAGATGATCGCGAAGGGCCTCGACTATCCGGACGTCGAGCTCGTCGGCATCGTGGATGCCGACACCGGTATGCACATGCCGGACTTCCGAGCGACGGAGCGCACCTTCCAGCTCCTGATGCAGGTCTCCGGGCGTGCAGGCCGCGCGGCGCGGCCGGGGCGCGTCGTGGTGCAGACCTACTGGCCGGACCACCCGGCCGTGCGGGCCGTCGTGTCCGGTGACCGCTCCGCGCTCGTGGCCGGGGAGCTCGCCGAGCGGCGCGAGCTCGGCTACCCGCCCTTCGGGCGGCTGGCGCGCGTGCTCGTGGCGTCACCGTCGCGAAGCGCCGCCTTGTCTGCCGCCGACGAGATCGCCTCGCGGCTCGCTGCGAGCGTGCCTGCCGACTGGATGCTTCTCGGTCCGACGGAGCCTGCTATCGGCCGCCTCAAAGGGCTGTACCGGCGTCACATCGTCGTGAAGGCGCCGCCTGGCGTCCCGCTCGGTCCCACGCTCTGGGCCGCGCTGACGGACGGCGCAGCACGCACGGGAGTCCGGCTCGCGATCGACGTCGATCCGTACGAGATGCTGTAA
- the def gene encoding peptide deformylase codes for MILAAPLVIIVTEGLRMRILTYPDPGLKQRAVEVDPATDPSLRDLVTRMARAMYDAEGIGLAATQVGVLKRVIVYDLEDGLHAVCNPRIVDRSEQTEVGDEGCLSVPGISVPVERAASVVCEGVSLDGKRVVIHAEGLLARLFQHEIDHLDGVVILDRLSPEERKAALRAYREAQTQTV; via the coding sequence ATGATTCTCGCTGCACCGCTCGTCATCATCGTCACCGAAGGGCTTCGCATGCGTATCCTCACCTATCCGGACCCTGGGCTGAAGCAGCGCGCCGTCGAGGTGGATCCTGCCACCGATCCGTCCTTGCGCGACCTCGTCACCCGGATGGCTCGCGCGATGTACGACGCTGAAGGCATCGGCCTTGCGGCCACGCAGGTCGGCGTCCTGAAGCGCGTCATCGTCTACGACCTCGAAGACGGGCTCCACGCCGTGTGCAATCCTCGGATCGTCGACCGCTCCGAGCAGACCGAGGTGGGGGACGAGGGCTGCCTTTCTGTGCCGGGCATCTCCGTGCCGGTCGAGCGCGCAGCCTCCGTGGTCTGCGAAGGCGTATCGCTGGACGGGAAGCGGGTGGTGATCCACGCAGAAGGCCTGCTCGCACGGCTCTTCCAGCACGAGATCGACCACCTCGACGGAGTGGTGATCCTCGACCGTCTGTCACCGGAGGAGCGGAAGGCCGCACTCAGGGCGTACCGTGAGGCGCAGACCCAGACCGTGTGA
- the fmt gene encoding methionyl-tRNA formyltransferase, producing MRIVFMGTPSFSVPAFRALAARHDVVAVVTRPDAVADRGSAPTPSPVKSAALELGVPVHEAFTLRDPSLVGELRRTAPEAICVVAYGALLPPEVLDIPVHGCINAHASLLPSHRGAAPIERAILAGDAVTGVSIMRMEEGLDTGPVCLQVAVEIGSMNSVELSSRLAAVSADALVAALDDIAWGRAMWVPQDDTRASYAHKVTRDDVRLAPDLDVASALRRVRASSGRATVRVRLADATDIVVISAQRSETSLDAGRATLSAKGPVLGLRDGALLVTRVRPAGRREMSGGDFARGARLPAQFAWSAL from the coding sequence ATGAGGATCGTCTTCATGGGCACGCCCTCGTTCTCAGTACCCGCTTTCAGAGCGCTTGCTGCTCGACACGACGTGGTCGCGGTCGTGACGCGACCGGACGCCGTCGCGGACCGTGGCTCCGCTCCCACGCCATCGCCCGTCAAGTCGGCCGCCCTCGAGCTTGGCGTTCCCGTGCACGAAGCGTTCACCCTGCGCGACCCCTCGCTCGTCGGCGAGCTTCGGCGCACCGCTCCTGAGGCGATCTGCGTCGTGGCGTACGGTGCTCTGCTCCCGCCGGAAGTCCTCGACATACCCGTTCACGGCTGCATCAATGCGCACGCGTCGCTCTTGCCTTCTCATCGCGGCGCAGCCCCGATCGAGCGGGCGATCCTCGCCGGTGATGCCGTCACCGGCGTGAGCATCATGCGGATGGAAGAGGGGCTCGACACCGGTCCCGTGTGCTTGCAGGTCGCCGTCGAAATCGGCTCGATGAACTCTGTCGAGCTGTCGTCTCGCCTCGCGGCCGTATCGGCCGACGCGCTGGTGGCGGCCCTCGACGACATCGCGTGGGGACGTGCGATGTGGGTTCCTCAAGACGACACCCGCGCTAGCTACGCTCACAAGGTCACCCGTGACGACGTTCGGCTCGCGCCCGACCTCGACGTCGCGTCTGCCCTTCGTCGCGTCCGTGCCTCGTCGGGCCGGGCCACCGTTCGCGTCCGCCTTGCCGACGCGACCGACATAGTCGTCATCTCCGCCCAGCGGTCGGAAACCTCGCTCGACGCGGGACGCGCGACGCTGAGCGCGAAAGGGCCGGTGCTCGGTCTTCGAGACGGCGCCTTGCTCGTCACGCGTGTAAGACCGGCCGGCAGGCGGGAGATGAGCGGCGGCGACTTCGCGCGTGGGGCTCGCCTCCCCGCACAGTTCGCCTGGAGCGCGCTGTGA
- a CDS encoding RsmB/NOP family class I SAM-dependent RNA methyltransferase, which yields MTSPARRAALDALAQVRRRGGYVAPLVERAAASRSLSPSDHALAVLLAKGVTRTRGTLDDTVGRFTRLERLEPHVLDVLRLGAFELLFLRTAPHAAVDEAVSAVKRFRPQAASLVNAVLRRLAQEADSFPWGDPATDPDALARASGAPRWLVDALTADLGPTAARETLAALGAEPPLYGRANALVGEPATILAALTAEGVATEPAPPDGLAFRALDAAAFARSTALARDHVFVCDAAAQYAALQAASDAARTIVEIGAGRGTKTLVVLGALRMRRASVRVVAVEPNAWRARVLEQRLAAAGVESLAVVVADVRDVPSGDLVPESADVVFVDAPCTGSGTLRRHPEAVWRVVPDDVGRLSALQSEMLEAASVYVREGGLLVYSTCSVFTAENGDVVRGFLASPGGSSFFVEPLDPVPPDAWNRFVTTEGFFRSWPSVDGPDGHFVARLRKSG from the coding sequence GTGACCTCGCCGGCCCGCCGTGCCGCTCTCGACGCGCTCGCGCAGGTCCGCAGGCGTGGGGGGTACGTGGCGCCGCTCGTCGAGCGGGCCGCCGCGAGCCGCTCTCTCAGCCCGTCGGATCACGCGCTCGCTGTTCTGCTGGCGAAGGGCGTCACCCGCACCCGCGGCACGCTCGATGACACCGTCGGCCGGTTCACGCGGCTCGAGAGGCTCGAGCCGCATGTGCTCGACGTCTTGCGGCTCGGCGCGTTCGAGCTGCTGTTCTTGCGGACGGCCCCGCACGCTGCCGTCGACGAAGCGGTCTCTGCCGTGAAGCGCTTCCGACCGCAGGCCGCCTCGCTCGTCAACGCCGTGTTGCGCCGGCTCGCTCAGGAGGCGGACAGCTTCCCGTGGGGGGATCCTGCCACCGACCCTGACGCGCTCGCACGCGCGTCGGGCGCGCCGCGGTGGCTCGTCGACGCTCTCACCGCGGATCTCGGACCGACCGCCGCCCGCGAGACCCTCGCCGCGCTCGGGGCCGAGCCGCCGCTGTACGGCCGCGCGAACGCCCTTGTCGGTGAACCGGCCACGATCCTCGCGGCCTTGACTGCCGAGGGCGTTGCTACGGAGCCGGCACCGCCCGATGGCCTCGCGTTCAGAGCGCTGGACGCTGCTGCGTTCGCCCGGAGCACAGCGCTCGCTCGCGACCACGTCTTCGTGTGCGACGCGGCTGCGCAGTACGCCGCGCTTCAGGCCGCCTCGGACGCCGCGCGCACGATCGTCGAGATCGGCGCCGGCCGCGGAACGAAGACGCTCGTCGTCCTCGGAGCCTTGCGTATGCGCCGCGCATCCGTGCGCGTCGTCGCCGTCGAGCCCAACGCGTGGCGCGCCAGGGTGCTCGAGCAGCGGCTGGCCGCTGCGGGTGTCGAGTCGCTCGCCGTCGTCGTCGCCGACGTCCGAGACGTGCCCTCCGGCGACCTCGTTCCGGAATCAGCGGACGTGGTCTTCGTCGATGCGCCGTGCACCGGTTCGGGAACCCTCCGACGGCACCCTGAGGCCGTCTGGCGGGTCGTGCCGGACGACGTCGGGCGCCTGTCCGCGCTGCAGAGCGAGATGCTCGAAGCCGCGTCCGTGTACGTGCGGGAAGGCGGCCTCTTGGTATACTCTACCTGCAGCGTCTTTACGGCAGAGAACGGCGACGTCGTGCGCGGTTTCCTCGCTTCTCCGGGCGGTTCGAGCTTCTTTGTGGAGCCTTTGGATCCGGTGCCGCCCGATGCGTGGAACCGCTTCGTGACGACAGAGGGGTTCTTCCGTTCGTGGCCGTCGGTGGACGGACCCGATGGGCACTTCGTGGCCCGCTTGCGCAAGTCAGGCTGA
- the glpX gene encoding class II fructose-bisphosphatase produces MLTTRIVEMLEVTEAAALAAARWMGKGDKHAADQAAVEAMRAAFDRIPISGEIVIGEGERDEAPMLYIGEHVGAGGEEVDIAVDPLEGTNLTAYGQPNSLAVLAFAPKGTLLNAPDTYMWKIATGPAAADVVHIDATPTENVRNVAKALGRDVEDIVVCILDRDRHADLIREVRQAGARIRLISDGDVFGAVATAIEGTGIHLYMGAGGAPEGVLAAAAMRCIGGCFMGRFNFRNDEERKRAEQMTKCDIDGVLTMDCLVNTDEAAFIATGVTDGELLRGVKFFGKGARTHSIAMDNKTGTVRFIETVHRTGGERFWVRRD; encoded by the coding sequence ATGCTCACCACGCGTATCGTCGAGATGCTCGAGGTCACTGAGGCGGCGGCGCTTGCCGCGGCCAGGTGGATGGGGAAGGGCGACAAGCACGCCGCCGACCAGGCAGCGGTCGAGGCCATGCGCGCAGCGTTCGACCGCATCCCGATATCTGGCGAGATCGTCATCGGCGAGGGCGAGCGTGACGAAGCGCCCATGCTGTACATCGGCGAACACGTCGGCGCAGGCGGCGAGGAGGTCGACATCGCCGTCGATCCGCTGGAGGGGACGAACCTCACCGCCTACGGCCAGCCGAACTCCCTTGCCGTGCTCGCGTTCGCACCGAAAGGCACGCTCCTGAACGCGCCCGACACCTATATGTGGAAGATCGCGACCGGCCCGGCCGCTGCGGACGTCGTCCACATCGACGCCACTCCCACCGAGAACGTCCGCAACGTCGCCAAGGCGCTCGGCCGCGACGTGGAGGACATCGTCGTGTGCATCCTCGATCGCGACCGTCACGCCGACCTCATCCGGGAGGTCCGCCAGGCGGGCGCGCGGATCCGCCTGATCAGCGACGGCGACGTCTTCGGGGCGGTGGCGACCGCGATCGAGGGCACCGGCATCCACCTGTACATGGGTGCGGGCGGCGCCCCCGAAGGCGTGCTGGCGGCGGCCGCGATGCGCTGCATCGGCGGTTGCTTCATGGGGCGGTTCAATTTCCGCAACGACGAAGAGCGCAAGCGCGCAGAGCAGATGACCAAGTGCGACATCGACGGCGTGCTCACGATGGACTGCCTCGTCAACACCGATGAGGCCGCTTTCATCGCGACGGGGGTGACCGACGGCGAGCTTCTGCGCGGAGTGAAGTTCTTCGGCAAGGGCGCGCGGACGCACTCGATCGCCATGGACAACAAGACCGGCACGGTGCGCTTCATCGAGACGGTGCACCGTACCGGTGGCGAGAGGTTCTGGGTGCGGAGGGACTAG
- a CDS encoding FmdB family zinc ribbon protein, translated as MPKYDYKCEACETVFEVTRPFGDTSPESCPQCGGATKRLFAPVGIVFKGSGFHNTDYKPRPKEGGSGDGSSSGASSCAGNGSAACSSCPAAEA; from the coding sequence ATGCCGAAGTACGACTACAAGTGCGAAGCGTGCGAGACCGTCTTCGAGGTGACGCGCCCGTTCGGCGACACCTCGCCTGAATCCTGCCCGCAGTGCGGCGGAGCCACCAAGCGGCTGTTCGCCCCGGTGGGCATCGTCTTCAAGGGCAGCGGATTCCACAACACGGACTACAAGCCGCGGCCGAAAGAGGGCGGCTCCGGCGACGGATCGTCGAGCGGCGCTTCGTCGTGCGCCGGCAACGGCTCTGCGGCGTGCTCGTCGTGCCCTGCTGCGGAGGCGTGA
- a CDS encoding PASTA domain-containing protein: protein MLVCVTVLAIVGVSVAARASRVLVPAVVGLPQPDAINRLQKAGLVVEDGGTLFSNDVPRNHVISQEPAAGSTVERGTSVRIVLSAGAETFAMPDVIGRSADEASRELSELGLTVSTQVVESQLASGTVLESFPAPGAEVRAGTPVRLSIAGQPVSPSEIAQYSFVGATVFLDPVPRGTTPDVTYEVARRIRALIEASGGTVVVSRSPSATSTALADRVAAARAATATVAVVLDVASSGQSGLALSLDPSKTGPSATVSSSIASATAQALSAAGLASRDAGRFRDPILSVVSCPGIRVLLGSLADPADVARFGDPDWADTVARAVYRGLGVGLGRGPR, encoded by the coding sequence GTGCTCGTCTGCGTCACCGTGCTCGCCATCGTGGGCGTGTCGGTTGCCGCTCGGGCCTCCCGCGTCCTCGTGCCCGCTGTCGTCGGCCTGCCGCAGCCCGACGCCATCAACCGCCTCCAGAAGGCCGGCCTCGTCGTGGAAGACGGCGGGACATTGTTCTCGAACGACGTCCCTCGCAATCACGTCATCTCTCAGGAGCCGGCCGCTGGCAGCACCGTCGAGCGCGGAACGAGCGTACGCATCGTCCTGTCGGCAGGAGCAGAGACCTTTGCGATGCCCGACGTGATCGGCCGCTCCGCTGACGAGGCCTCACGCGAGCTCAGCGAGCTGGGTCTGACGGTGTCCACGCAAGTCGTCGAGTCGCAGTTGGCGTCTGGAACGGTCCTGGAGTCCTTCCCGGCGCCGGGCGCAGAGGTGCGCGCCGGCACACCCGTGCGGCTCTCCATCGCCGGCCAGCCCGTGTCGCCCTCGGAGATCGCACAGTACTCGTTCGTGGGAGCGACCGTCTTCCTCGACCCCGTGCCGCGGGGCACGACACCGGACGTGACCTACGAGGTCGCGCGCCGCATCCGCGCGCTCATCGAGGCATCTGGCGGCACCGTCGTGGTCAGCCGATCCCCATCAGCGACGTCGACGGCGCTCGCTGACCGCGTCGCAGCTGCGCGCGCCGCCACCGCGACCGTCGCGGTCGTGCTCGACGTGGCATCGTCGGGACAGAGCGGCCTCGCACTGTCGCTCGATCCTTCGAAGACCGGTCCGTCGGCCACCGTCTCAAGCTCGATAGCGTCGGCCACGGCCCAAGCGCTGTCTGCCGCGGGGCTTGCATCGCGCGACGCAGGACGTTTTCGGGACCCGATCCTCTCGGTGGTCTCGTGCCCGGGGATCCGCGTGTTGCTCGGGAGCCTCGCCGATCCCGCTGACGTGGCCCGGTTCGGCGATCCTGATTGGGCGGACACCGTGGCCCGAGCGGTCTACCGCGGGCTCGGTGTCGGCCTCGGACGGGGGCCGCGCTGA
- a CDS encoding murein hydrolase activator EnvC family protein, whose translation MGLRRVIVASAHRHDRPASVRSAVVAAVVCVALLWASPGFAAKSQADQLRAQLAQINREAKRVGDAYSKAYGQLEKTNSELAKTTRDLKKTEAELAAASGRLSKHLAELYRQGNVNYLELLFTSETLDDMLMRVEYAQRVGMLDAQTVDKTRRLRDELQARRNQVADLKAKRAKDAAALKKKADALEKKLKSLQKEYEAVQRKLAQASGAGSSGGSSRRYPPGPNGMVFPVAGPCYYSDTWGAPRSGGRRHKGTDIMAARGTPCVAVLSGTVRARYNSLGGKTLWLTADNGWAFYYAHLDSYVRTSGRVAAGEVIGRVGNTGNARGGAPHLHFEIHPNGGAAVDPYPYLRQMQ comes from the coding sequence ATGGGCCTTCGTCGCGTCATCGTCGCGTCTGCGCATCGCCACGACAGGCCCGCGAGCGTACGCTCTGCTGTCGTCGCGGCCGTGGTGTGCGTGGCGCTTCTCTGGGCGTCGCCTGGCTTCGCGGCCAAGTCTCAGGCGGACCAGCTCCGGGCGCAGCTCGCCCAGATCAACCGGGAGGCCAAGCGCGTCGGCGACGCGTACTCCAAGGCATACGGGCAGCTCGAGAAGACCAACTCGGAGCTTGCGAAGACCACCCGCGACCTCAAGAAGACGGAAGCCGAGCTCGCTGCCGCGTCCGGCCGCCTCTCGAAGCATCTGGCTGAACTCTACCGCCAAGGGAACGTGAACTACCTTGAGCTCTTGTTCACCAGCGAGACCCTCGACGACATGCTCATGCGTGTCGAGTACGCGCAGCGCGTCGGCATGCTCGATGCGCAGACGGTCGACAAGACGCGCCGCCTCCGGGACGAGCTCCAGGCGCGTCGCAACCAGGTGGCCGACCTCAAAGCGAAGCGAGCGAAAGACGCTGCTGCGCTCAAGAAGAAGGCCGACGCGCTCGAGAAGAAGCTCAAGTCGCTCCAGAAAGAGTACGAGGCCGTGCAACGCAAGCTCGCACAAGCCTCCGGTGCTGGATCGAGCGGCGGCTCTTCGCGCCGGTACCCGCCAGGACCCAACGGGATGGTCTTCCCCGTGGCAGGGCCGTGCTACTACTCCGATACCTGGGGCGCCCCACGTTCTGGCGGACGTAGGCACAAAGGCACAGACATCATGGCCGCGCGAGGCACGCCGTGCGTGGCGGTGCTCTCCGGCACGGTGCGGGCACGCTACAACTCCCTCGGCGGAAAGACGCTCTGGTTGACCGCCGACAACGGATGGGCGTTCTACTACGCGCACCTCGACAGCTACGTGCGGACCTCCGGCCGCGTGGCCGCTGGCGAAGTCATCGGAAGGGTCGGGAACACCGGCAACGCGCGCGGCGGAGCGCCGCACCTGCACTTCGAGATCCACCCGAACGGCGGTGCTGCCGTCGACCCCTACCCATACCTTCGTCAAATGCAGTAG
- the thiT gene encoding energy-coupled thiamine transporter ThiT: MTASSSRLRLLVEIALVVALAAVLNAIKLWRMPQGGTFSLGMLPLFVLAIRRGPAVGVLAGALYGVVDFFVDPYPPVHWVQFALDYPVAYAGVGLAGLLAGPVRTAFATGTRRWVLPLAGAILIGAAARYAVHVVSGVVFFAQYAKGPVLVYSLLYNLYVPISAAACFAAAVVLMPLLMSDEAMTS, translated from the coding sequence ATGACCGCGTCCTCGTCCCGTCTTCGCCTGCTCGTTGAGATCGCGCTCGTGGTCGCGCTCGCGGCGGTGCTGAACGCAATCAAGCTCTGGCGCATGCCCCAGGGCGGCACGTTCTCGCTCGGGATGCTTCCGCTGTTCGTGCTCGCGATACGACGCGGACCGGCGGTCGGCGTCCTTGCGGGCGCTCTGTACGGCGTCGTCGACTTCTTCGTGGACCCGTACCCGCCCGTGCACTGGGTGCAGTTCGCTTTGGACTACCCCGTGGCCTACGCTGGCGTCGGTCTCGCCGGTCTGTTGGCAGGGCCCGTCCGTACCGCCTTCGCAACGGGGACACGGCGGTGGGTGCTCCCGCTGGCGGGCGCGATCCTCATCGGCGCCGCTGCTCGCTACGCGGTGCACGTCGTCTCGGGCGTCGTGTTCTTCGCCCAGTATGCGAAAGGGCCGGTGCTGGTGTACTCCCTGCTGTACAACCTCTACGTGCCGATATCGGCCGCGGCCTGCTTCGCTGCTGCGGTCGTGTTGATGCCGCTTCTCATGTCCGACGAGGCGATGACGTCGTGA
- a CDS encoding thiamine diphosphokinase — translation MTQEALIVGAAPRLGSMEFYRALLARFELVIACDAAAEWALSLGRAPQYAIGDFDSAARGAAARLAAAGVEVLAFPSEKDETDLDLAAAHARALGVESLAFTAAFSGRLDHTLAALGTMRRHAACGPVAFEPDFSAWLLAQEGRAALTVDAPAGAVVSVVALEPVRGLSVRNARFSADSIAVDLLSGRTISNESVGEPVRVSLQEGSALVMLLHSLQNTL, via the coding sequence GTGACTCAAGAGGCGCTCATCGTCGGCGCAGCTCCGCGTCTCGGCTCGATGGAGTTCTATCGAGCCCTCCTCGCTCGCTTCGAACTCGTGATCGCGTGCGACGCCGCAGCAGAGTGGGCGCTCTCGCTGGGTCGGGCCCCGCAGTACGCCATCGGAGACTTCGACTCCGCAGCGCGAGGCGCTGCCGCGCGGCTCGCTGCCGCTGGCGTCGAGGTCCTCGCGTTTCCGTCAGAGAAGGACGAGACGGACCTCGATCTCGCTGCGGCGCACGCTCGTGCGCTCGGCGTCGAGTCGCTCGCCTTCACGGCGGCCTTCAGCGGACGCCTCGACCACACGTTAGCTGCGCTCGGGACGATGCGCCGGCACGCCGCTTGTGGGCCTGTCGCCTTCGAGCCGGACTTCTCGGCGTGGCTGCTCGCACAAGAAGGGCGTGCGGCGCTCACCGTGGACGCGCCTGCGGGCGCTGTGGTGTCCGTCGTTGCCCTGGAGCCCGTGCGCGGACTCTCCGTCAGGAACGCGCGGTTCAGCGCCGACAGCATCGCCGTCGACCTGCTGAGCGGCCGTACGATCAGCAACGAGTCCGTCGGCGAGCCCGTGCGTGTCTCGCTTCAGGAAGGTTCCGCGCTTGTGATGCTCCTGCATTCCCTCCAGAATACGCTGTAG